A single genomic interval of Hevea brasiliensis isolate MT/VB/25A 57/8 chromosome 4, ASM3005281v1, whole genome shotgun sequence harbors:
- the LOC131179505 gene encoding phospholipid:diacylglycerol acyltransferase 1-like has protein sequence MAAAAVVVSVFILFGTINLCWYSCGLSHRKDGTTRTIESEKVDQVRDQTLSRIKSNIELMVATNGGRKVVVIPHSMGVLYFLHFMKLVEAPAPMCGGGGTHWCAEHIKAVMNIGGPFLGVPKAVSGFFSNEARDIAAARAYAPGFLDKDVFGLQTLQHLMRMSRTWDSTMSMIPKGGDTIWGGLDWSPEGIYNCGAKKPKDNSTHTAIPNGKGASSFTEGVNYGRIISFGKGVAELHSSKIERIDFRDAVNFNNPANNCDIWTEYQEMGVGHIKVVVDYKVSTAGSVLDLHHFVAPKLMKREGAHFSHGIADDLDDPKYKHCKYWSTPLETRLPNTPEMEIYSMYGVGMTTERAYVYKLASTTECSIPFQIDTSATGGIENSCLKDGVFSVNGDGTVPVLSVGFMCAKGWRGKTRFNPSGIHTYIREYNHAPPANLLEGRGTQSGAHVDILGNFALIEGIIRVAAGAKGEDLGGDQIHSDIFKWSEKINLHL, from the exons ATGGCGGCGGCGGCGGTGGTGGTAAGCGTTTTTATTCTATTTGGAACTATTAACCTTTGTTGGTATTCTTGTGGGCTCAGTCATAGAAAAGATGGAACAACAAGAACAATAGAGAGTGAGAAAG TTGATCAGGTAAGGGACCAAACTCTGAGCCGAATAAAAAGTAATATAGAACTCATGGTGGCTACAAATGGTGGGAGAAAGGTGGTTGTTATTCCGCATTCAATGGGTGTTCTTTACTTTCTGCATTTCATGAAATTGGTTGAGGCACCTGCTCCAATGTGCGGTGGGGGTGGAACACATTGGTGTGCTGAGCACATAAAGGCAGTGATGAATATTGGTGGCCCCTTTTTAGGCGTGCCAAAAGCAGTCTCAGGATTTTTCTCTAATGAAGCCAGGGATATTGCTGCAGCCag GGCTTACGCTCCGGGTTTTTTGGATAAGGATGTTTTTGGTCTTCAAACTCTGCAACATTTAATGCGGATGAGTCGTACATGGGATTCAACCATGTCTATGATACCAAAAGGTGGGGATACAATCTGGGGTGGCCTTGATTGGTCACCCGAAGGAATCTACAATTGTGGTGCAAAGAAGCCAAAAGACAATAGTACACACACTGCAATTCCAAATGGGAAAGGGGCATCAAGTTTCACGGAAGGTGTGAACTATGGGAGAATTATATCGTTTGGGAAAGGTGTGGCTGAGCTTCATTCCTCCAAAATTGAGAGGATTGATTTCAGG GATGCTGTTAATTTTAATAACCCTGCAAACAACTGTGACATCTGGACAGAGTACCAAGAAATGGGTGTCGGGCATATTAAAGTTGTTGTGGACTACAAAGTATCCACAGCTGGATCAGTTTTGGATCTGCATCATTTTGTTGCTCCCAAGCTTATGAAACGTGAAGGTGCTCATTTTTCACATGGGATTGCAGATGATTTGGATGATCCTAAATACAAACACTGTAAATATTGGTCGACCCCCTTAGAAACAAG ATTACCGAATACTCCTGAGATGGAGATATATTCTATGTATGGAGTTGGAATGACCACTGAAAGAGCATATGTTTACAAGCTAGCTTCTACTACTGAATGCTCAATTCCGTTTCAGATAGATACCTCGGCAACTGGTGGAATTGAGAACTCTTGTCTAAAAGATGGAGTTTTTTCCGTTAATGGAGACGGGACAGTTCCTGTTTTGAGTGTTGGTTTTATGTGTGCAAAGGGTTGGCGAGGCAAAACAAGATTCAATCCTTCAGGCATTCATACTTACATAAGGGAATATAATCATGCCCCTCCAGCTAATCTTCTAGAGGGCCGAGGCACCCAAAGTGGTGCTCATGTTGATATACTGGGGAACTTTGCACTAATAGAGGGCATTATAAGGGTTGCAGCAGGAGCTAAAGGAGAGGACTTGGGAGGAGACCAAATTCACTCCGATATTTTCAAATGGTCTGAAAAAATCAACTTGCATCTATAG